Below is a genomic region from Rosa chinensis cultivar Old Blush chromosome 5, RchiOBHm-V2, whole genome shotgun sequence.
aattatccaagtattGCCACCAGTAAAGCCAGAAATTTTTAAAGCAACTCCAATCTTACCATTACCACCGCAACTTACGGATGCGGTATCCTTACCAGCAAAGTTGGTGTGATCTGGTTTTGTCACTGCAGCCTTTCCCTTGGGTTTGTTGTCCTGAGGTCGGGGCCTATCAAAGTAGCCTGCTGGAAAACCAACCAACCTGTAACAATTTGCTTTGATATGGCCTGCATTCTTGCAGTAGTTACAAGTCAGACTTGAGGAGAACAAGGGGGAAGAACCTTGAGGAGAGGGACGCATAGAAGAAGGAGCTTTCACCATGGTGAATATGCAGCGGaaggaaaaacaacaaagtacttggaaatataagaaggcaacggtgatgaaaggatcaaaggacaaggaacaaatccaagcacaaaGAACAAGAGTCAAGGATCAAAGAACAATGAGTTAGAGTCCAGGATTGGATctctgctttgataccaagtcaaatataacgaaaaacaagagataattttggcTGAATAACTTAGATATctcattcaccttacaagaaggaattatatacaaattctGATAAGACAAGTATTACTCCTAAGGTAAGTAGTAAACctaataatactacagatattacataatattacatatcacggaatattacagaatatctacataaataaggtaagtatgactcacgccaacagaAATTCCGTGGGATACTAGCTTAATATTCAGTTTGACTGTGTAACTCAGTTtcttaggaaaaagaaaaataataataagaaaagaagaaaaagagcacTTCGGCCAAGATGGGTGTGAAAATGTTTACAGGCCATCTAAAGGTAGTCCTTTGAGAGTTTGATCAAAAGACTTGAGATTGGGCATCAGccatgatttatttattttttttgaaacggtCAGCCATGATTTATAGCTTAGAGAAAATAAGTGAGTGATATCAGACATCTATCGATATCATTCCAGATTTCCAGCGCATGGCAACCACGGAAGAATTGATCCAAAGTATCAGGCATACCCTTTCCAGTAGAAATGTCTTTTACTTCTCTGAACATGTGTGAGGAACTTATCATACACAGCTGATCAAAGAAAAATCTTTAGCTTTGCACCACAAGCAACTACCACACTAGGACCATTTTCACTAAGAAAATGAAATCAGAGTCCACCCTCGCATGTCATCAGACGAAGGAAATGACAAACCTTGATTATTCAGCATCAACTTCCACCTTGCTATAGCCACCTTCGTGTTTAAGAATGCAGCCTAATCCACCCAGGCTTTACGGCCTACGAGCTGTCAGTTAACAAAATGCTTTCTGTCATGTTAATCAAGTTTCTACCAAAAGTCGAAACTGGTGAGGAGGCTGTCTGCATATAGAGTAGACAGGAATTGCACAAGTTCCTGTGATATCTGAACACCCTGCAAAAACTGCATACAACTGAAAAATGTGACAGTTTCAAAAACCAAGATGTTATATTCCCTTGATCTCTCAAAACATCCGCTAAGGTTGGTGTATTTTTCTTGTACTGCATAATACTGTTGATCATTTACTCAAGTAGTGATCTAGAAAGAAAGAGTCaactaataaaaaaatttcaaaatatgttTGTAACGGATATTTATGAATCCAACAAAAAGACCACACTTTATAACTAACTGCTTTATTGTCTGTTACATATTGTTTTACACTCCAATTTAAAGGCAAAAGGGTAAAGAGGTGCAATGTGTTCTTTAGGTATTGCATACTTTATAATCATATATGATCATGTGTTTGTTCATCACTGTTGTCTAGCTTTTCATCACTAACGTCTAGGATTTCACTAACATCTTCCTCGTCCTGCTCTATGATAGTTTTTGCACCCACCCCATCCGCCGGTGGTGTCACCTCTTCATCAGTAGCATTACTTGGCTCTGTCTCATTAAACAAAGATTGCTTCTCCATCATCCCAGAGAGGGCCAATCTTGGATCCCACTCAAGAACATCATCGATTATATTTGATACACGTTTCTGATACCTGCAAAGAATAACACACTCACAAATTAGTATGTTTGGCAATACCAAAATGCGAGTCATCCAGTAGAGTAGAGTGTCGCAACCAAAAGGGAAGTGGGATTTCCAATAAGAACCCTAGAAAAAGACTAGATGATATAAAGGGTAAAGGCTTTCAAATTATTAGCTGTTTTCTAAATctcgacttttttttttttttttttgccacttGCTCGCTTGAAGCCCAATATTGTGACATGGTATTCAACATCATTGAACAGCAATGAAACAAGATTGGCCTGACACTACCAATCAGAGTTTACAAGTAGGTGTAAAACTGACCTGGCTCTGGCAGCTTCATCAGGGGCATGGTGCCTCATCAGCAATATGACCAGCACTGCAAGTACCGCATAGAAGATCCTTGTTGTCCACTTTGGTCGCTCCTCCTCATCTTTCTGGGGGCAGAAACGGAACAGTTCCCTCAAAGTGGCTTCCTCGGCGAGAATGTTTGGGAAAAACCAAACTCGCTTCCCCAAAACAATGTATAGAGCACCAAACATTGCACCCCTCACTGGAAATTCAGAAGAAATCTTGATTACTCCATACAAGCAAAATATTGTTTAAATAGAAATTAAATGTTTTATGTTGAATATGACAAAGAAAAGATCACTACAAGAACAATCATTTATATAAGTAAATCTGGACTCTTGACAGAACAAAATAGAGAATTTCAAGATCAGAGAAACAGCCAAGAAGAAGCCAGTCAACTTACATAtcagaaattacaaaaatttcTGGTGCACAAATAATGAATAATTGAAAGAGTCGGAGGAATTTTCAATCTCACTATAGCTAAGGATGACGAAGAAACCTAACAATAAAACCAAACTAGAATTGAGGTATGGATTATTCACTATCAATGACAGCATGGTTAAATCATGGAACAAAATTCCAATGGCAATGACTGCACTCTTATAGGTATATATttgtctccttttttttttgtttttttgtttttccttttttttttttacaaatcacAAGGTTCAAATCTTGATATTCTTTTCCAAGTTCGATAGCTAGTACAGAACATGTTGTAAGATGCATGATTCTTGAGATGGGAGTAAAGATGTCACAAGCGAACTACTATGTAAGCGTGCTTGTTGTAGATTAAACGACCACACTAGTTCCTATCCCATCATCTAAAAGAAGTCTCACATAACTTCATCCTAATCAACAGGTAACACCTAAACAATAGTGAAAGAGACAACAAAACGTGCAAGCAGAGGTGGCATGTCTTATCAGTTTCAACCCTGCTCTTAATGCACTCTGATGGACTTGGGCTTATAGGTGGGCCCTTAAATTACCTAACATGAGACCTTAAAAAGGAAGTAGCTAAGTTGCTAACAATGtcattaaaataaaaatgcCTTCAAATGCAGGCTTGGAGCTCTAGAGGCTAAGAGCATTCACCTATCCCACTTTCCAATCCCACTCCCCCAATATTGctaattaacccaaaaaaaaagtggCAATACCTTCTATATCCCTAGTTAGCTACAACACATTTCTAGGCCAATCTACTAACTTCAAAAATAGAAACCTAAGAAAGGTACCAGAAAGTTATGTCCAGCCTTGGTAATACCTAAGACTGACCTAAGACTGACTCCCTTAAAGGCAATAGCGACTTAAAGGCAACAACAAAATGATAGCATAGTCATTTTTAAAATGAGGAACTGAATACAGTGACTGAATAATATTAGCCAAGAAAGTATTGAACCTACCGACACCTAGGTATTTTATTAAATGCAAAGCCATGTTACAAACATGCCACTAACTCTAATACCGCCTGGCTTTCGCAGATAAGTAAAGCAACCTCAAATCAATAATTCTAATGCAATCGATGTCTCAGATCATAATGTGCAGTATGGTTGCTAAACACAACACTTCACCAAGCGTAATAGATAAGTGCAACTTTTTCAATGGGGATGAATATGAAAGAACCTACTTTTTAATCTAATCACCAGATGATGATAAAACAATAAGATGTGGCAAAGGTTTTGAGGTTCATGAAGAAGATGTTTGAACAAATAAGAGTATTTAACCAGTTGTTTGGTACTTACAAACAAGTAGAGAAAGGAAAAGCAGCAGGACCCCGAGACACGAGTAGAGTATTAGTAGCTTGCACCGATGGGGGTATACAGGAAACAAGCAAATTGCCAATGTCACAACAGGCCAGAAAAATGAAAGAAGCGTCTGCCAGAGAGGCCGCCGTTTAACAAAAGTCCATGCAAAGAAGGCGTCATTCTCAGAAAATCCTTGCTCCTGCAAAAGCAGTCAAAGAATTAATATGCATGGTGCATAAAAATACATGAACAAGAGCTACTAGCCACACAAATGCAGGATCAATATAGTACTAAACTTTGGATGGCACACCAAGTGGTTTCATCCGTTCATAGTTCCAAAGTTTtacaaaaggacaaaaaaatttaatttcacaaatgcataaAAAGTACACACTTTTCAGGTTCATAAAAGAAATTATAGATACAGCATAAGAACACAATAATCAAATATATCGATCCAAGGAGAAAGTAAAAACGGCAAAACAAAGTCTTTCTTCTCTAAGGAACATGACTTTCATTGAAAAGGAAAGATTACAACAACAGGGAGAAGGGATAGAAGGCAAGtgacaaacaaaaagaaaactaaacaaaaccaaataaaacACAACtcagtaccaaaacaaaaacaacaaaacgcTAAGAAAACCACAACTAAAATCTAGACTAATGCAGCACCAATACAGAAAAACAATAAATCCTATGTAGAAACCCATTAAGAAACTCAGAAAAGAATTCGCTCCTAAAGATGATACATCCCCGCTCCTTCACATTATCAGAGGCCTGCTGTTCCTCTCCAGGCACATCCCCCAGAAGCCATACCCCCTCTTCTTTACTCCAAAAAATTTAGGCTTCTCACACAACACGCACTCAGCGTGGCAGGGCTCACAGAATTTGCCTCTTTAACCAGCCGCAACCATAGAGATGATAAACGGGCAGTGAAGCAACAAATGGTCCATTCTTTAAGCATTATTCCTGCACATCATTTACCAATGGTCCATTCTCTAAGCATTATTCCTGCATGTCATTCATCAATGAGCGGGATAGGAAGTTGCCTCTTTAAACCATGGTTACAGTGTTGACCCTGCCATTAACCCTCCCATCAGCAATTATCCAACCATGCATCCATGTATCAGAAGGTATTTTGGCTTTCCAAATTGCAGGAgttaacaaagaaagaaatcagTTGTCCTAAATGCCTATACAAGATTTAAAAGAATACCAACACAATTTTTCTGTCTGATCTGTAGGGAACAATTTAGATGGTTTATAACATTGATCATGTAAACTCCTCCACCTCCAGGTCACTTAATTTCTctgaaacccaaaaccccaactcaaATGATAAGAGAGGAGTGGTAGCGAATGTTGCAATAAAAATTACTGGGATGATTGATA
It encodes:
- the LOC112166615 gene encoding uncharacterized protein LOC112166615 → MKKTGGAEKKRVRRSSAALQNGGRDSNSDTPPRKQAAKQDEFQLFAEKVRDHKDLVSRWAVLQETRVEYFRGKDFVSFLRNHPELKDILESDRNLEAEDIANILLRKNLLVRCDRVVKTVRPGKKKLSTWPAHLEIFSEQGFSENDAFFAWTFVKRRPLWQTLLSFFWPVVTLAICLFPVYPHRCKLLILYSCLGVLLLFLSLLVLRGAMFGALYIVLGKRVWFFPNILAEEATLRELFRFCPQKDEEERPKWTTRIFYAVLAVLVILLMRHHAPDEAARARYQKRVSNIIDDVLEWDPRLALSGMMEKQSLFNETEPSNATDEEVTPPADGVGAKTIIEQDEEDVSEILDVSDEKLDNSDEQTHDHI